From a single Anas acuta chromosome 16, bAnaAcu1.1, whole genome shotgun sequence genomic region:
- the NPBWR2 gene encoding neuropeptides B/W receptor type 2 codes for MGNSSLWDGLNSTCSSAGNSCYLDSSMRFNFSFQEQAADFYVVLPVIYSVICAVGLTGNTAVIYVILKAPKMKTVTNMFILNLAIADDLFTLVLPINIAEHLLHYWPFGEVLCKVILSIDHYNIFSSIYFLTVMSIDRYLVVLATVKSKRMPHRTYRAARIVSLCIWILVTIIVLPFIIFANVYVDDLEIKSCGLNFPKPERFWFKASRIYTLILGFAIPVSTICILYTMMLYKLRNMHLNSNAKALDKAKKKVTIMVFIVLAVCLFCWTPFHLATIVALTTDLPQTSVVIGISYFITSLSYANSCLNPFLYAFLDDSFRKSFRKMLECRTS; via the coding sequence ATGGGGAACAGCTCTCTCTGGGATGGTCTgaacagcacctgcagcagtgcaggcaaCAGCTGCTACCTGGACAGCAGCATGAGGTTCAACTTCTCCTTCCAAGAGCAAGCAGCCGATTTCTATGTTGTCCTCCCTGTGATTTACTCCGTGATTTGTGCTGTTGGGCTCACAGGCAACACCGCTGTCATCTACGTGATCCTCAAGGCTCCAAAGATGAAGACTGTGACAAACATGTTCATCCTGAACCTTGCCATAGCTGACGACTTGTTCACACTTGTCCTGCCCATTAATATTGCTGAGCACCTCCTGCACTACTGGCCCTTTGGAGAAGTCCTCTGCAAGGTCATCTTGTCCATAGATCACTACAACATCTTCTCCAGCATTTATTTCTTAACAGTCATGAGCATAGACCGCTATCTGGTCGTCCTGGCCACAGTCAAGTCCAAGAGGATGCCACACCGTACGTACCGAGCAGCCAGGATCGTCAGTTTGTGCATCTGGATCCTCGTCACCATCATAGTTCTCCCCTTCATCATCTTCGCTAACGTCTACGTGGACGACCTGGAGATCAAGAGTTGTGGTCTCAATTTCCCCAAGCCCGAAAGGTTTTGGTTCAAAGCCAGCAGGATCTATACCCTCATCCTTGGCTTCGCCATCCCAGTATCCACCATCTGCATCCTCTACACCATGATGCTGTACAAGCTGAGGAACATGCACTTGAACTCTAACGCTAAAGCCCTGGACAAAGCCAAGAAGAAAGTCACTATCATGGTCTTCATCGTCCTGGCCGTGTGCCTCTTCTGCTGGACCCCCTTCCACTTGGCCACCATCGTGGCTTTGACCACTGACTTGCCCCAGACCTCCGTGGTCATTGGCATATCCTACTTCATCACCAGCCTAAGCTATGCCAACTCCTGCTTGAATCCCTTCTTGTACGCCTTCCTGGATGACAGCTTTCGGAAAAGTTTCCGGAAGATGCTGGAATGCAGAACTTCTTAA